ATCTAAAACAATATCAAAGTGCGGAATGATCTCTGCGAGTTTTTCTTCGTCTAACTTAGCATTAATCGTCTCAATGTTTATATGTGGATTGATTTGTTCCAGTGCAATTTTAGCTGACTCTACTTTGGGCATATTCAAGCGTGCATCGCAGTGCAAGACTTGGCGTTGAAGATTCGAAAGAGAAACAGTATCGAAATCCAACAGTGTTAAATTTCCAACGCCTGCCGCTGCGAGATATTGGCTGGCTGCACAGCCTAAACCACCAAGCCCAATGATCAGCATTTTGCTTGCTTTGAGTTTTTCTTGCCCATCAAAATCTATGCTTTTAAGAATAATTTGACGGTTATAACGCAATTCTTCTTCGTGACTAAGCTCGATCATTTGTTATCCTAATAAATGATTGAAAGGCTCAATTGTCACTGTTTCACCTGCAGTGACATTGCCTCGTTCTTGTTCTAAAACGATAAAACAATTGCTTTTTACAAAAGCACTAAAGAGATGAGAGCCTTGAAATCCTACTGATTGTACTTCAATTTGACCTTGCTCATTGATGTGATAAAAACCCCGTTGGAAATCTAAACGTCCTACTGCTTTTTTCAAATTCATTGTAGCAATGGCTGAAAAGTGCGGTGGTTTTTTCCATTGTTTTTGGCCTTGAAGTTTAGCAATGAGTGGCTGAACAAGTTGATAAAATGTCACTAATGCGGAAACAGGATTGCCTGGTAAGCCACAGAACCAAGCGTTTTCTAATTTACCAAAAGCGAATGGTTTGCCCGGTTTGATTGCAATTTTCCAGAAATTTACTTGACCTACTTTTTCCAATACCGCTTTAGTGAAATCCGCTTCACCAACGGAAACACCACCACTGGTAATCACTAAATCGGCTTGGCTTTGTGCGGCAATAAATGCTTTTTCAAATTCAGCTTGGTTATCAGGTAATAGCCCTAAATCAATGACTTCACAGTTTAGTTTTTCAAGTAATAATTTTACAGTGAAACGGTTGGTATCATAGATTTGTCCGCTTTGTAATGGCTTGCCGACTTCCACAAGTTCATCGCCAGTTGAGAGTACGCCGACTTTTAATTGGCGATAGCATTTTACTTCTGCAATGCCTAAAGAGGCTAATAATGGCAAGGAAACAGGGGTGAGAGGTGCGCCTTGTGCTAATACCACATCGCCTTTTTCTACATCTTCTCCAATACGGCGGATGTTTTGGTTTGGTTTAGGCAATTCACTAAAAGTGACGGTACCGTCTTCATTGAGTGTTACTTGCTCTTGCATTATCACGGCATCTGCGCCTTCAGGAATCATCGCGCCAGTCATAATTCTGACCGCACTTAGTGATTGCCATTCCCCTTGGAATGGATTACCTGCAAAAGATTTTCCTGCCACTGAAAGGGTTAAGGATTGTTGTAAATCCGATAAACGTACAGCATAACCATCCATTGCTGAATTATCGAAAGAGGGAACATTGATAGGCGAAATAATATCTTCTGCACAAATTCGATTGGCGGCTTCTTGTAAATTTAGGCTTTCAGTTTGAGCTGGGAAGGGAATCTGTTCGAGCATTTTCGAGCGAGCTTGATCCAATGTAAGCATAGAAAATCCTTATTTAATAAAATAAGTCGGTATTTTATCTCTAAAGACTTATTCATTCAAATTTGCAATTTTTCTCATTTTACCATCCTATTATCCTTTGTTAGAATAGCCGATTATTTTTTTAGGAAAAACGATGATGAATAAAATTTCACTGGATGCGCAGAATGTAAGAAATGCCTTGATTGAGAAAGGCATTGAAACACCAATGATTGATCCAACACAGGCTAAAAATGAACGCCGAGAAAACATTGCAAAACATATGAATGAAGTGATGAAGCTGATTGGATTAGATTTGCGAGATGATAGTTTAGAAGAAACGCCAAATCGTTTAGCTAAAATGTTTATTGATGAGATTTTCAGTGGAATGGATTATGCCAATTTTCCAAAGATGACAAAAATCAAAAATCAAATGAAAGTCAGCGAAATGGTGCAAGTGAATGACATCACGCTAACAAGCACTTGTGAACATCATTTTGTGACGATTGATGGTAAAGTTTGTGTGGCGTACTATCCAAAAGATTGGGTGATTGGTCTTTCTAAAATTAATCGAATTGTCTCGTTTTTTGCGCAACGTCCACAGGTTCAAGAACGCTTAACCGAGCAACTTTTGACAGCATTCCAAACCATTCTTGAAACCGATGATGTGGCGGTATATGTGAAAGCGACCCATTTTTGCGTGAAAGCGCGTGGTATTAGAGATACAAATAGTTATACTGTCACATCTGCTTATGGTGGCGTATTTTTAGAAGATAGAGATACTCGTAAAGAATTTTTAGCCACAGTTCAAAAATAGGAAATGATAAATTGTAATCCGCACGTAAAATGTGCGGATTTTTATTTCGGGAAATTAAATATGCTATGTGCCATTTATAAAAGTAAAAAGAAGTTAGGAAGTTACCTTTATGTTGCTAATAGAGAGGATTTTTCTTCAGTTCCCAGCGTTTTACTCGAACATTTTGGTAAACCAGAATTAGTAATGATGTTTAATCTGCTTGGGCGTAAAGCATTACACAATGTAGATTGTAATGAAGTATTAGAAACAATTAAACTCCAAGGATTTTATTTACAAATGACAAAACAAGATGATGGTTTATTTAATAGCTTGAGTGAGATCAAATAATTTGTCTATTTCTAAGATAAAAAAGTGAAAATTTGCGTTATCTCAAATTATTAAATAAAAAATTCCTTTAAAATCCACCGCACTTTTTAAAGGAGAAAAAATGAGTAGTTTTTTTGTCGCAGGGACAGATACGAATGTAGGGAAAACAACAGCAGCACGCGCAATGATTCAAGCCTTGCAAGGGCAGGGCGTGCAAGTTGTCGGCTATAAACCCATTGCTTGTTGTGGAGAAGAGAGTATTTATCCTGTTGCTCAGTCAGAAAATACATCTGATTATGATAATTTTGTAAATGCTGATGTATTAACGCTGATGAATTCAACAAAAGAAAATGTGTCTTATCAGGATATTAATAGCTATACTTTTAGTCACTGTGCACCAATGCTCACACAAGATAAAATGCGGATTAAATTAGATAAAATTAATTGTGATTTAACGCGTTTGAATCAAACTTATCAATCTGTTGTGGTGGAAGGATCTTTTGGTTTAATGACACCAATGGCAGAAGGAAAAAGTTTTGCAGATTGGATTACTCAACGAAAAATGCCAGTAGTTCTTGTAGTTGGAATTAAAGATGGTTGCGTAAATCACGCTTTATTAACGGTAAAGGTTATCCAACAGTTAGGTGTACCTTTATTAGGTTGGATAGCGAATCGAATTAATCCATTATTAAGCCATTATGCAGAAATTGTTGATTTGCTTGTTGAACATATTGATGCGCCGCTTTTAGGTAAAATTCCTTATTTACATAAACCCGAAGAACAAGAATTAGGGCATTATTTAACGAATATAGATCGATTAATGTATATGCAAGCTGAATTAGTAAAATAACGAAGTGCGGTTGAATTTTTTTAGTTTTGTATAAGGGCGAAATATCGCCCTTATTTTGTGTTTGAAAAGAAATATATTATTGTGATAATTAAGGTCTTACACCTAACATATGACAGATAGCATAAGTTAATTCACTACGATTTAACGTATAAAAGTGGAAATC
The Haemophilus influenzae DNA segment above includes these coding regions:
- the moeB gene encoding molybdopterin-synthase adenylyltransferase MoeB; its protein translation is MIELSHEEELRYNRQIILKSIDFDGQEKLKASKMLIIGLGGLGCAASQYLAAAGVGNLTLLDFDTVSLSNLQRQVLHCDARLNMPKVESAKIALEQINPHINIETINAKLDEEKLAEIIPHFDIVLDCTDNVEIRNQLDRQCNNAKIPLISGAAIRMEGQVSVFTYEPNTPTYRDLSKLFGQNVLSCVEAGVLAPIVGIVGSIQALEAIKVRLKIGKNLCGRLLMIDGFSMNIREIKLPINME
- the moeA gene encoding molybdopterin molybdotransferase MoeA, with product MLTLDQARSKMLEQIPFPAQTESLNLQEAANRICAEDIISPINVPSFDNSAMDGYAVRLSDLQQSLTLSVAGKSFAGNPFQGEWQSLSAVRIMTGAMIPEGADAVIMQEQVTLNEDGTVTFSELPKPNQNIRRIGEDVEKGDVVLAQGAPLTPVSLPLLASLGIAEVKCYRQLKVGVLSTGDELVEVGKPLQSGQIYDTNRFTVKLLLEKLNCEVIDLGLLPDNQAEFEKAFIAAQSQADLVITSGGVSVGEADFTKAVLEKVGQVNFWKIAIKPGKPFAFGKLENAWFCGLPGNPVSALVTFYQLVQPLIAKLQGQKQWKKPPHFSAIATMNLKKAVGRLDFQRGFYHINEQGQIEVQSVGFQGSHLFSAFVKSNCFIVLEQERGNVTAGETVTIEPFNHLLG
- the folE gene encoding GTP cyclohydrolase I FolE; this translates as MNKISLDAQNVRNALIEKGIETPMIDPTQAKNERRENIAKHMNEVMKLIGLDLRDDSLEETPNRLAKMFIDEIFSGMDYANFPKMTKIKNQMKVSEMVQVNDITLTSTCEHHFVTIDGKVCVAYYPKDWVIGLSKINRIVSFFAQRPQVQERLTEQLLTAFQTILETDDVAVYVKATHFCVKARGIRDTNSYTVTSAYGGVFLEDRDTRKEFLATVQK
- a CDS encoding YcgL domain-containing protein: MLCAIYKSKKKLGSYLYVANREDFSSVPSVLLEHFGKPELVMMFNLLGRKALHNVDCNEVLETIKLQGFYLQMTKQDDGLFNSLSEIK
- the bioD gene encoding dethiobiotin synthase, whose amino-acid sequence is MSSFFVAGTDTNVGKTTAARAMIQALQGQGVQVVGYKPIACCGEESIYPVAQSENTSDYDNFVNADVLTLMNSTKENVSYQDINSYTFSHCAPMLTQDKMRIKLDKINCDLTRLNQTYQSVVVEGSFGLMTPMAEGKSFADWITQRKMPVVLVVGIKDGCVNHALLTVKVIQQLGVPLLGWIANRINPLLSHYAEIVDLLVEHIDAPLLGKIPYLHKPEEQELGHYLTNIDRLMYMQAELVK